A single genomic interval of candidate division WOR-3 bacterium harbors:
- a CDS encoding phosphoribosylformylglycinamidine cyclo-ligase, which yields MLYRDAGVDIERMNAVKKEIGRIVRKTYLPEVISEVGLFGSLFKIPRKQKPVLVASCDSVGTKVLIAREMGIFNTVGIDIVNHCVNDILTLGAKPLFFLDYIAHSDLSSNQLLDLIKGLANACRQNGCALVGGETAMMPDIYRNGDFDLVGFIVGIVEQDQIVDAQKLKPGDVAIGIPSNGLHTNGYSLARKVLFKLNRLTVHSKVQGLKYTLGKELLRPHRSYFKLVYPLLNQVKAVAHITGGGFYDNISRLLPPETSCIIKKSTWRPPPIFQLIQKLGAVPDEEMYRTFNMGIGMVLFVAPDKAATMRRRIPGARVIGKIVRGTFAVAVI from the coding sequence ATGTTATACCGTGATGCTGGTGTTGATATCGAACGGATGAATGCTGTCAAAAAAGAAATTGGCCGGATAGTCAGAAAAACATATTTGCCTGAGGTCATTTCCGAAGTAGGGCTGTTTGGTTCATTATTCAAAATCCCCCGGAAACAAAAACCGGTCCTTGTTGCCAGTTGCGATAGCGTGGGAACAAAGGTACTCATCGCCCGGGAAATGGGCATATTTAACACCGTTGGTATCGACATCGTTAACCATTGTGTAAATGATATCCTCACCCTCGGCGCAAAACCGTTGTTCTTCCTTGATTACATAGCCCATTCCGACCTCTCCAGTAACCAGTTGCTTGACCTGATAAAAGGTTTAGCCAATGCCTGCCGGCAAAATGGCTGCGCCCTGGTAGGTGGCGAAACCGCGATGATGCCCGATATTTACCGAAACGGAGATTTTGACCTTGTGGGATTCATCGTCGGCATTGTGGAGCAGGACCAGATCGTTGATGCCCAAAAATTGAAACCCGGTGATGTTGCAATTGGGATTCCCTCCAACGGTCTCCACACCAATGGCTACTCGCTTGCCCGCAAGGTCCTTTTTAAGTTAAATCGTTTAACGGTACATTCCAAAGTTCAGGGACTTAAGTACACTCTGGGCAAAGAACTGCTCCGGCCTCATCGGTCTTATTTTAAGTTGGTCTATCCGCTTCTTAACCAGGTCAAAGCAGTTGCTCATATCACGGGCGGTGGGTTCTACGACAACATAAGCCGGCTATTACCGCCGGAAACCTCATGTATCATCAAAAAATCGACCTGGCGCCCTCCCCCAATATTTCAGTTAATCCAGAAATTGGGTGCGGTTCCGGATGAGGAGATGTATCGGACTTTCAATATGGGGATCGGCATGGTACTCTTTGTTGCCCCGGATAAAGCGGCGACAATGCGACGTCGTATCCCTGGTGCAAGGGTAATCGGTAAAATTGTCCGCGGCACATTTGCAGTAGCGGTGATATAA
- a CDS encoding tyrosine recombinase XerD, protein MRELVSSTLERFSHYLLVERGVTKVSADCYLADIKQLYAFKPEIAKNPELINSKLLRQFVQTLSDCGIATSTFARKLSSLRVFGAFLEAEYNLPDPAQELKLPRPKRRLPETLSQNEVSCLIEGTVKAPDRFWALRARAMLEVAYGAGLRVSELLNLKTSDIDMSERFVRIFGKRSKERLVPLGTPALQAVKDYLALAREHYARGKSTPYLFLNRRGGRLSRMGFWKILKQCARLAGIERRITPHILRHSFATHLLEGGADLRVVQEMLGHSSIVTTQIYTHIDRTYLREVYKTFHPRG, encoded by the coding sequence ATTAGGGAGTTAGTTTCATCAACCCTTGAGCGTTTTAGTCATTACCTTTTGGTTGAGAGGGGTGTAACAAAAGTTTCGGCTGACTGTTATCTTGCCGATATTAAACAGTTGTATGCGTTCAAACCAGAGATTGCCAAAAATCCTGAATTGATAAACTCGAAACTGTTGCGACAATTTGTTCAGACTTTGTCCGACTGCGGTATTGCAACATCCACATTTGCTCGTAAGTTGAGTTCACTGCGTGTGTTTGGAGCGTTTCTTGAAGCGGAGTATAACTTGCCGGACCCGGCACAGGAGTTGAAGTTGCCCCGGCCGAAGCGCCGGCTGCCAGAAACCTTAAGTCAAAATGAAGTATCGTGTTTGATCGAAGGCACGGTTAAGGCTCCGGACCGGTTCTGGGCACTTCGGGCAAGGGCGATGCTGGAAGTGGCTTATGGTGCAGGATTAAGAGTATCAGAACTGTTAAATTTAAAAACGAGCGATATCGATATGAGCGAGAGGTTTGTTCGCATTTTTGGCAAAAGGTCTAAGGAGCGACTGGTGCCATTGGGCACACCGGCTTTGCAGGCGGTTAAAGATTATCTGGCGCTGGCACGCGAACATTATGCCCGGGGTAAAAGCACGCCTTATCTTTTTCTCAATCGGAGGGGCGGCAGATTGAGTAGAATGGGGTTCTGGAAGATTCTTAAGCAGTGTGCCCGTCTTGCTGGTATCGAACGACGCATTACACCTCATATTCTGCGTCACTCATTTGCAACTCACCTGCTGGAAGGAGGCGCTGACTTACGGGTTGTGCAGGAGATGCTGGGCCATTCCAGTATTGTAACGACCCAGATTTACACCCATATTGACCGAACTTATCTGCGGGAGGTTTATAAAACCTTCCATCCCCGGGGGTGA